A single region of the candidate division KSB1 bacterium genome encodes:
- the mtnA gene encoding S-methyl-5-thioribose-1-phosphate isomerase: MRDPLRHLQWSRDSLWILDQRALPGAIKWIRARDAETVARAIETLAVRGAPAIGVAAAYGVALASRERGATRRSVNGAIKRLARTRPTGFNLFSALAQMRAAVEQAHDLPTSTLDAALLIHANDELDCELMAAAGLTLFKRRERVLTYCNTGALATGGIGTALGVIKTAYAAKRVSEVVACETRPVGQGARLTVWECARAGIPVTLICDNMAAALMSQGQVDRVLVGADRIARNGDTSNKIGTLSIALLAHAHQIPFHVVAPHSTFDFSLRSGTAITIEERDSGEVTGITPGLDRVRGYRVWNPAFDVTPGRLVTSFVTAEGIWSPPFTRRSRFNATEGADRG; this comes from the coding sequence ATGAGAGATCCGCTTAGGCATTTGCAGTGGAGTCGCGACTCGCTCTGGATCTTGGATCAGCGCGCGTTGCCGGGAGCGATCAAGTGGATTCGCGCGCGCGATGCGGAGACAGTGGCCCGTGCGATCGAGACGTTGGCCGTGCGCGGGGCGCCGGCGATCGGCGTCGCGGCGGCCTACGGCGTGGCGCTCGCGTCGCGCGAACGCGGGGCGACGCGCCGCAGCGTGAATGGCGCGATCAAGCGCCTGGCGCGGACGCGACCCACCGGGTTCAACCTGTTTTCCGCTCTCGCGCAGATGCGGGCCGCGGTTGAGCAGGCGCATGACTTGCCGACGTCGACGCTGGACGCCGCGCTGTTGATTCATGCCAACGACGAACTGGATTGCGAGCTCATGGCGGCCGCCGGACTGACGTTGTTCAAGCGGCGCGAGCGCGTGCTGACGTACTGCAATACGGGTGCGCTCGCGACCGGGGGCATCGGAACGGCGTTGGGCGTCATCAAGACGGCCTACGCGGCGAAGCGAGTGAGCGAGGTCGTGGCGTGCGAAACGCGACCGGTAGGACAAGGGGCTCGCCTGACCGTCTGGGAATGTGCGCGCGCCGGAATTCCGGTGACCTTGATTTGTGACAACATGGCGGCCGCCCTGATGAGTCAGGGACAGGTGGATCGCGTGCTCGTGGGCGCGGATCGCATCGCGCGCAACGGCGACACGTCGAACAAGATCGGCACGCTCTCAATCGCCCTGCTGGCCCACGCCCACCAGATTCCGTTTCACGTCGTCGCGCCGCACAGCACGTTTGACTTTTCGCTCCGGAGTGGTACGGCCATCACGATCGAGGAGCGGGACTCCGGGGAAGTGACGGGCATCACGCCCGGGCTGGATCGGGTCCGCGGATACCGGGTTTGGAATCCGGCCTTTGATGTGACGCCGGGGCGGTTGGTAACGAGTTTTGTGACGGCAGAGGGGATATGGAGTCCGCCGTTTACGCGGCGGTCGAGGTTCAACGCAACTGAGGGAGCCGATCGAGGTTGA
- a CDS encoding isoprenyl transferase, which yields MSAQPLSELRACLKVPRHIAIIMDGNGRWAKARGLKRADGHREGVRSVRDIVEACGELGVEVLTLYTFSNENWRRPKFEIDALMDLLLNTVRQEVESLDKSNVRLRIIGRVNELAYPTRQALESAVARLSKNSGLILNLALSYGSRQEIIDAVRAVLRSGRKEITEQEFEQYLYTAGLPEPDLLIRTSGELRLSNFLLWQCAYAEIVVTDELWPEFRRANLVAAIEEFGRRKRRFGDVDEAINR from the coding sequence ATGAGTGCGCAGCCACTGTCGGAATTGCGGGCTTGCCTGAAAGTGCCGCGGCACATTGCTATCATCATGGACGGCAATGGCCGTTGGGCGAAGGCGCGCGGTCTCAAGCGGGCGGACGGTCATCGCGAGGGTGTGCGGTCGGTGCGGGACATCGTGGAGGCCTGCGGCGAGCTTGGGGTCGAGGTGCTCACGCTATACACGTTTTCGAATGAGAACTGGCGGCGACCCAAGTTTGAGATCGACGCCTTGATGGATCTGTTACTCAATACAGTTCGCCAGGAAGTCGAGAGCCTCGACAAGAGCAATGTGCGACTGCGGATCATCGGGCGGGTCAACGAGCTGGCGTATCCAACGCGGCAGGCATTGGAGTCTGCCGTGGCGCGGCTCTCCAAGAATAGTGGGTTGATTCTCAATCTCGCGCTTTCCTACGGATCGCGGCAGGAGATTATCGATGCCGTGCGTGCGGTGCTGCGCAGCGGGCGGAAAGAGATTACCGAGCAGGAATTCGAGCAGTACCTGTACACCGCGGGGCTCCCGGAACCGGATCTATTGATCAGGACGTCGGGCGAGCTGCGGTTGTCGAACTTCCTGCTCTGGCAATGCGCATACGCTGAAATCGTGGTGACGGACGAGCTCTGGCCGGAGTTTCGGCGGGCGAATTTGGTCGCCGCCATCGAAGAATTCGGTCGGCGCAAGCGCAGATTCGGCGATGTTGATGAGGCCATAAACCGATGA
- a CDS encoding FAD-binding oxidoreductase — protein MSTLVEHTLRLAELAGAALRQTEPWPVVAPRTVELLSDIVRYARDERLRILVLGTGSSFESTFALERENVLAVMMYGFAATELLSAHELRVGAGVSADLLGSDGGVAPRRTMGGLLSDSASPASFAVREALGGRLRAIELMNSRGELVVLRGIGQGNGSQPALAPLVMGAGGRLGIVVAVRLATGTMDVAASPAEQRHSRTMAPNRDAAVLRADLCPLFDPDGVFAW, from the coding sequence ATGAGTACGCTGGTTGAGCACACATTGCGGCTGGCCGAGCTGGCCGGTGCCGCGTTGCGGCAGACCGAGCCGTGGCCGGTCGTGGCTCCGCGGACCGTGGAGTTACTGAGCGACATCGTGAGGTATGCGCGTGACGAGCGGCTGCGAATCCTCGTGTTGGGGACGGGGAGTTCGTTCGAGAGCACATTTGCGCTCGAGCGCGAGAACGTGCTGGCTGTGATGATGTACGGATTCGCGGCGACGGAGCTGTTGTCGGCCCACGAGCTGCGCGTAGGCGCGGGAGTGTCGGCGGATCTATTAGGCTCTGACGGCGGGGTCGCTCCCCGGCGGACCATGGGTGGTTTGCTTTCGGATTCCGCATCGCCCGCGAGTTTCGCGGTGCGCGAAGCCCTGGGCGGTAGATTGCGGGCAATCGAGTTGATGAATTCGCGGGGCGAGTTGGTCGTGTTGCGGGGGATCGGTCAGGGCAACGGCTCGCAGCCGGCGCTCGCGCCGCTGGTGATGGGAGCGGGCGGGCGGCTGGGAATCGTGGTGGCGGTGCGGCTTGCGACGGGGACGATGGACGTCGCCGCGTCCCCCGCGGAACAGCGTCACTCCCGGACGATGGCTCCGAATCGCGATGCGGCGGTGCTGCGCGCGGACCTTTGTCCGCTGTTCGATCCCGACGGCGTTTTCGCCTGGTAG
- a CDS encoding translocation/assembly module TamB domain-containing protein — protein MRRRRALRFAIIAAGVMVAGSGLLIWGLWLFPLHVPLVSIEAGLTRKANELLATQWGTGACVAAVSVNWREISVRDARIPLDSLGSELRIAEARLSVSLLRALLNPRAYELAATRLWIERPELSISATGSRSADSTGRWFGDIRVPSAVYEFFGRLDSLSGVEFHDGAVRLLFDRDTVDAVTAIDGSVQRTMEGMQRLSAVGNYAPRAGCRFSVMGELDASKPECVIDARIAVPNGELPLIAGNRIDLTSGGGFVAIHAEGEDSTLRISGEIHIDSLRGVVFDRTLSAGPLVARFARDTLTVEPLTVGAGPASIELAARLACLGAGAFTIRAELSADSGSVTSRAIELEAAGRLRDASAQFEFRADSVLISDYRLEQLRGRGRIRRDDLAIEDLHAMSPLGTVRADGRLGLENGNPIAFVVEQSLRDTTKVLGTEVAVRSVECAGSGTLKSPNLMLFAKDASGNVLLRASSSYHEGAFAAVLQDESGSALGTVNLIPSNSVYAASLIDTRPVMAALFQKPPVWLMNLHSAEARFQGDASGGSVQLTATLDSVSRGLLSMLARDIDFNGGYRSTMPDHYRFSGAWSGHSGDGSPFAGRAEVEYNDPELRIVQCFIDEVGSLAGGANFRDRTIGMQADIQFLPYEKFPLRTTFMDRVGLNGTLTGVVRVTGALDNPEWAASLSLIDGEILKVPGYWFNADGHGDLHRITIDRFELGRDIRGIIQASGYLDFAQDTVAIVAGASAARAEDFVLALSGRRNLISGELDAQVTVSGRSRSPTVTADVSVAAGELLGELWVDRFGGRIWSGAASDGSRVLRISQLAFSKRDVYTFSGAAEAELVGARTLSAHLEGSGDFLDLVDQVDRTFHTEGSDSRLRLDIGGTLEHPEFQGAELTVENGRFSYVDATPDPVNIAVELVVDSLQTVEGQIQLATGDSWLTVDLSEPRVVSGGRPLGSLIIPRPHLNLGIIEFHTGETGIPVTLPGFMKPDWVGTLTTGAGIGQPLTISAQSPTHLLITGDADLRNGRLTFPFLPSGSGARRPVARWLFDRLREATWDLTLNVGEGNHYDVELTNLKDSDIFAPLRGSALLSSLADYFDHLTIDAIVEPTASPLIVRQSIDSSTFYVEGQLQTRRGRVDYLDQTFQIDYASADFDATDIMPVLEGRAFTDGVDSVSRRVPVYLTMYQIDTESQSRSPRGRLDKITFVLEGGAGETPEQALSYLGYTATGAQGKAEQLVATTITRALGRQWLDPIERKLEKWTWLDEVALSPGGGQRTSITRQLVPTNERVDSLSQAGAVRFFTGSQVSVGKYLTSDVLFTYTGELAEAQRGFEAGRLGLVHFWNIEYRIKPLSRDLVLDLAVEYDEAERKRDESVSLKYSFVLEP, from the coding sequence ATGCGGCGGCGCCGAGCGCTTCGATTCGCGATCATCGCCGCGGGGGTGATGGTGGCGGGCAGCGGTCTCCTGATCTGGGGGCTGTGGTTGTTTCCTCTGCACGTTCCGCTCGTTAGCATCGAGGCGGGTCTAACTCGCAAGGCGAACGAGTTACTGGCGACGCAATGGGGAACCGGCGCGTGCGTCGCCGCGGTCTCCGTGAATTGGCGGGAGATTTCGGTCAGGGATGCGCGCATCCCATTGGACTCGCTCGGTTCCGAACTGCGGATCGCGGAGGCCCGGCTTTCGGTCAGTCTGCTGCGGGCACTTTTGAATCCGCGCGCCTACGAACTCGCCGCGACCCGCTTGTGGATCGAGCGACCCGAGCTATCGATATCGGCGACCGGGAGCCGTTCGGCGGACAGTACGGGTCGCTGGTTCGGTGACATTCGGGTTCCGTCGGCGGTCTATGAGTTTTTCGGAAGATTGGACAGTTTGAGCGGCGTCGAGTTTCATGACGGTGCGGTGCGATTGCTCTTTGACAGGGATACCGTGGACGCGGTCACGGCCATTGACGGTTCGGTTCAGCGGACGATGGAAGGCATGCAGCGGCTGTCAGCGGTCGGCAACTATGCGCCGAGGGCCGGCTGCCGGTTTTCGGTGATGGGCGAATTGGATGCTTCGAAGCCTGAATGCGTGATCGACGCGCGCATTGCCGTGCCGAATGGCGAACTTCCGCTGATTGCCGGCAATCGAATCGACCTGACGTCAGGCGGCGGTTTTGTGGCGATTCATGCGGAGGGCGAGGACTCCACCTTGCGGATTTCAGGTGAGATTCACATCGACAGCCTGCGCGGAGTGGTATTTGATAGAACGCTTTCGGCGGGTCCGTTGGTGGCCCGGTTCGCCCGTGACACACTGACGGTGGAGCCGCTGACGGTAGGGGCGGGACCCGCGAGCATTGAATTGGCGGCGCGCCTGGCCTGCCTTGGCGCGGGAGCGTTTACCATCCGAGCGGAGCTCAGTGCGGATAGCGGATCGGTCACGTCCCGGGCGATTGAACTTGAAGCGGCCGGGCGGTTGCGCGATGCCTCGGCGCAATTCGAGTTCCGTGCCGACAGTGTGCTGATTTCCGATTACCGGTTGGAACAGCTGCGGGGGCGTGGCCGAATCCGTCGTGACGACCTGGCGATCGAGGACTTACACGCCATGAGCCCGCTCGGAACCGTCCGGGCGGACGGCAGGCTGGGTCTGGAAAACGGCAATCCGATCGCGTTCGTTGTTGAGCAATCGCTGAGGGATACGACGAAAGTTCTTGGGACGGAGGTGGCCGTCCGTTCGGTGGAATGCGCAGGCTCGGGAACGCTGAAGTCACCCAATCTGATGCTCTTTGCAAAGGACGCGAGCGGCAACGTGTTGTTGCGCGCGAGTTCGAGCTATCATGAGGGTGCATTTGCGGCGGTTCTGCAAGACGAATCCGGTTCCGCCTTGGGTACCGTCAACCTGATCCCTTCGAACTCGGTTTACGCGGCCTCACTTATTGACACAAGACCGGTGATGGCGGCGCTGTTTCAGAAGCCGCCGGTCTGGCTGATGAATCTGCACTCTGCGGAGGCGAGGTTTCAGGGCGATGCCAGCGGTGGCTCGGTGCAGCTCACGGCGACTCTCGACAGCGTGAGTCGCGGGCTGCTATCGATGTTGGCGCGGGACATCGATTTCAACGGCGGCTACCGGAGCACGATGCCGGATCACTATCGGTTCAGCGGCGCGTGGTCCGGGCATTCCGGGGACGGCAGTCCCTTCGCGGGCAGAGCGGAAGTGGAGTATAACGATCCCGAACTGCGGATCGTGCAGTGCTTCATTGATGAAGTCGGTTCGCTGGCCGGAGGTGCGAACTTTCGCGATCGAACGATCGGGATGCAGGCCGATATCCAGTTCTTGCCGTACGAAAAGTTTCCGCTGCGGACGACGTTCATGGACCGTGTCGGTCTGAACGGCACGTTGACCGGCGTAGTCCGCGTAACGGGAGCGCTGGACAATCCGGAATGGGCGGCGAGTTTGTCGCTGATTGACGGCGAAATTCTCAAGGTCCCGGGGTACTGGTTCAATGCGGACGGTCACGGGGACCTGCATCGGATAACGATCGACCGTTTTGAGTTGGGTCGCGACATCCGCGGGATCATTCAGGCCTCCGGGTACCTGGATTTTGCGCAAGATACCGTCGCGATTGTGGCGGGCGCAAGCGCGGCGCGCGCGGAAGATTTCGTGCTGGCGTTGTCCGGCCGCAGAAATCTGATTTCCGGGGAGCTTGACGCGCAAGTAACGGTCTCCGGGCGCTCGCGCAGTCCCACGGTGACGGCCGACGTATCGGTAGCAGCGGGCGAGCTATTGGGCGAGTTGTGGGTTGACCGATTTGGCGGCCGGATCTGGTCCGGCGCAGCATCCGACGGTAGCCGCGTGCTGCGCATCTCGCAGCTAGCTTTTTCGAAGCGGGATGTCTATACATTCAGCGGCGCAGCGGAGGCGGAACTTGTCGGTGCGCGCACGCTGAGCGCTCATCTCGAAGGGAGCGGCGACTTTCTCGATCTGGTGGATCAGGTTGATCGCACGTTTCACACGGAGGGCAGCGACTCGCGGCTGCGGCTCGACATTGGCGGCACGCTTGAGCATCCCGAGTTTCAGGGGGCTGAACTGACCGTGGAGAATGGTCGTTTCAGCTATGTTGACGCCACACCGGATCCGGTGAATATCGCCGTCGAACTCGTGGTGGATTCGTTGCAGACGGTCGAAGGACAGATCCAGTTGGCCACCGGTGATTCGTGGTTGACGGTGGATCTGTCGGAACCGCGAGTGGTGAGTGGCGGACGTCCGCTCGGCTCACTGATCATTCCGCGGCCCCATCTGAATCTCGGAATCATCGAGTTTCACACGGGGGAGACCGGCATCCCCGTGACGCTTCCCGGGTTCATGAAGCCTGACTGGGTGGGAACGTTGACGACCGGTGCCGGGATCGGCCAGCCGCTGACAATTTCGGCGCAGTCGCCGACACATTTGCTGATCACGGGCGATGCGGACCTGCGGAACGGCCGCTTGACCTTTCCGTTTTTGCCGTCAGGCTCGGGCGCGAGACGACCGGTGGCGCGCTGGCTGTTCGATCGCCTGCGGGAAGCGACCTGGGACTTGACCCTGAACGTCGGCGAGGGGAACCACTACGACGTCGAGCTCACGAATCTGAAGGATTCGGACATTTTCGCTCCGCTGCGGGGATCGGCGTTGTTGAGCAGTCTGGCGGATTATTTCGATCATCTCACGATTGATGCGATCGTGGAACCGACGGCCTCGCCATTGATCGTACGGCAGAGCATTGATTCATCGACCTTTTATGTCGAAGGTCAGTTACAGACGCGGCGTGGTCGAGTGGATTATCTCGATCAGACTTTTCAGATCGATTACGCGAGCGCGGACTTCGATGCGACGGACATCATGCCGGTTCTGGAAGGGCGCGCCTTCACCGATGGCGTGGACAGCGTGTCGCGGCGCGTGCCCGTGTACCTGACCATGTATCAGATCGACACGGAGTCGCAATCCCGGTCTCCGCGAGGGCGACTGGACAAGATCACCTTTGTGCTGGAGGGGGGCGCGGGAGAGACTCCGGAGCAGGCGCTGAGCTACCTGGGTTACACCGCCACGGGCGCGCAGGGCAAGGCGGAGCAGTTGGTGGCGACGACGATCACCCGCGCGTTGGGTCGGCAATGGCTGGATCCGATTGAGCGCAAGCTGGAAAAGTGGACCTGGCTCGACGAGGTTGCCTTGAGTCCGGGCGGCGGGCAACGGACGTCGATCACGCGTCAGTTGGTGCCGACCAACGAACGAGTAGATTCATTGAGCCAGGCGGGCGCGGTCAGGTTTTTCACGGGGTCGCAGGTTTCGGTGGGGAAGTACCTGACGAGCGACGTGTTGTTTACCTATACCGGTGAGCTGGCGGAGGCTCAACGCGGATTCGAGGCGGGGCGGCTCGGGCTGGTGCACTTCTGGAATATCGAGTATCGCATCAAGCCGTTGTCGCGTGATCTGGTGCTGGACCTGGCCGTGGAGTACGATGAGGCGGAGCGCAAACGAGACGAGTCGGTCTCACTGAAGTATTCATTCGTTCTGGAGCCATAG
- the bamA gene encoding outer membrane protein assembly factor BamA translates to MTIVRARNSLALITVIALMGLSLMAAAAFGQDRVKVLGISVEGNSTTDAGLIRAHSGLSIGQEVTGDDIQAAIHQLWKLNLFSDVQILEEREIEAGVYFVVRVKEYPRLEKTDIKGNKKLKGEDFNSLIQLSPGQVVQPKDLVRLKNRLLAKYADKGYLMASVEVNSYTSEATGRQIVSLNIAEGAKVKIQKVSFVGNAAVSSKTLRGKLKGIKRKTLLRSGEFKPEKVDEDKRLIEEFYRSRGFRDAEVVGDSVIYSENRRWLTVVFQVSEGQLYKYGLFTWAGNKLFTTEDLGSRLRVASGDLYNGTKFQQSLADVGNKYYEKGYIYASVTPAEKVREGNLVDVGLEVVEGAEFKVNRVHIEGNTKTKEKVIRRELVLFPGETFDVTKLQRSIREVTILNYFANATPDVQPISDNQVDLYLKVEEKSTDQANASAGYSQRDGFIGSVGFQMNNLFGSGQQFALDWNFGKIYRSFSISFTEPWFRNTKTLVGVSFFDTHRGGSYYGFDEDIVGGTMRVGRRLRWPDDYFRLDYIYRLDRTKYSNFTDAFQISNPRDLQEDVPRISSSLTQIVTRDSRNDPEFPSSGSVNTLETELTGGPLQGDDQYAKAQVTNTWYLPVAGSLTLASTNELGALDGLTRDLHDIPYFDYFFMGGAGLSLGTGLRGYDEREVGPQSGGYAVGGKTMFKQSFELRYPIVRNPTIFVLSFAEAGNVWRSFEETNPTDLKRSVGLGVRLFMPFIGMIGLDYGLGLDYTDARGLRYTDWVPHFQFGRGF, encoded by the coding sequence ATGACGATCGTGCGTGCACGGAATTCGTTGGCGTTGATTACGGTCATCGCGCTGATGGGACTGAGCCTGATGGCCGCGGCGGCCTTCGGTCAGGATCGAGTAAAGGTGCTGGGTATATCGGTGGAGGGCAATAGCACCACGGACGCGGGTTTGATTCGCGCGCATTCGGGCCTGTCGATTGGTCAGGAAGTTACCGGCGACGATATACAGGCGGCCATTCATCAGCTCTGGAAACTGAATTTGTTCAGTGATGTGCAGATTCTGGAGGAGCGTGAGATTGAAGCCGGCGTCTATTTCGTCGTCCGGGTGAAGGAATACCCGCGGCTGGAAAAGACCGACATCAAGGGCAACAAGAAGCTGAAAGGCGAGGATTTTAACAGCCTCATCCAGTTGTCGCCTGGTCAAGTCGTGCAGCCGAAAGATTTGGTGCGGTTGAAGAATCGGTTGCTCGCCAAGTATGCCGACAAAGGCTACCTGATGGCGAGTGTCGAGGTCAACAGCTATACGTCCGAGGCCACGGGCCGGCAGATCGTCAGCCTCAACATCGCGGAAGGTGCCAAGGTCAAGATTCAGAAAGTCAGTTTCGTCGGCAACGCGGCCGTGAGCAGCAAGACGTTGCGGGGCAAGCTGAAGGGCATCAAGCGCAAGACGCTGCTTCGCTCCGGTGAATTCAAGCCGGAAAAGGTTGATGAAGACAAGCGCTTGATCGAAGAGTTCTACCGGAGCCGGGGATTCCGTGACGCGGAGGTCGTCGGCGACTCGGTGATTTACAGCGAGAACCGACGCTGGCTGACCGTGGTCTTTCAGGTGAGCGAAGGGCAGCTCTACAAGTACGGGTTGTTTACCTGGGCGGGCAACAAGCTGTTCACCACGGAGGATTTGGGGTCCCGGCTGCGCGTGGCGAGCGGGGATCTGTACAACGGCACGAAGTTTCAGCAGAGTCTGGCGGACGTGGGCAACAAGTACTACGAGAAGGGCTATATCTACGCGAGCGTCACGCCGGCGGAGAAGGTGCGCGAGGGGAACCTCGTGGATGTCGGTCTGGAGGTTGTCGAAGGCGCGGAGTTCAAGGTGAACCGCGTGCACATCGAGGGCAACACGAAGACCAAGGAGAAGGTAATCCGGCGGGAGCTGGTATTGTTTCCCGGCGAGACGTTTGACGTGACGAAGTTGCAGCGGTCGATCCGGGAAGTGACGATTCTGAATTACTTCGCCAATGCGACTCCGGATGTTCAGCCCATCAGCGATAATCAGGTTGACTTGTATCTGAAGGTCGAGGAGAAATCGACGGATCAGGCGAACGCGTCGGCGGGCTACAGCCAGCGGGATGGGTTCATCGGTTCGGTCGGGTTTCAGATGAACAATCTGTTCGGCAGCGGGCAGCAGTTCGCGCTGGACTGGAATTTCGGCAAGATCTATCGTTCATTCTCGATCAGTTTCACGGAGCCGTGGTTCCGCAACACGAAGACGCTGGTGGGAGTCTCGTTTTTTGACACGCATCGCGGGGGCAGCTATTACGGTTTTGACGAGGATATCGTCGGCGGGACGATGCGCGTGGGGCGGCGTTTGCGCTGGCCGGACGACTATTTCCGGTTGGATTACATCTACCGTCTGGACCGCACGAAGTACTCGAATTTCACGGATGCCTTCCAGATCAGCAATCCGCGAGATCTGCAGGAAGACGTACCGCGGATCAGTTCGAGCTTGACGCAGATTGTTACGCGGGACAGCCGAAACGATCCGGAATTTCCGTCGTCCGGGTCCGTGAATACTTTGGAAACGGAGCTGACGGGCGGGCCGCTGCAAGGTGACGATCAGTATGCGAAGGCGCAGGTGACGAACACCTGGTATCTGCCGGTGGCGGGGTCCCTGACGTTGGCCTCGACGAATGAACTGGGTGCGCTGGACGGCTTGACGCGGGATCTTCACGACATCCCGTACTTCGATTATTTCTTCATGGGCGGCGCGGGCCTGTCACTGGGAACCGGATTGCGCGGCTACGACGAACGCGAAGTAGGTCCGCAATCGGGCGGCTACGCGGTTGGCGGGAAGACGATGTTCAAGCAATCGTTTGAGTTGCGATATCCGATTGTGCGGAATCCGACGATTTTCGTACTCTCGTTTGCGGAAGCCGGGAACGTCTGGCGCAGCTTCGAGGAGACGAATCCGACGGACTTGAAACGCTCGGTCGGGTTGGGGGTTCGGTTGTTCATGCCGTTCATCGGGATGATCGGATTGGACTACGGACTGGGGCTCGATTACACGGACGCGCGCGGGTTGCGATACACGGACTGGGTTCCGCATTTTCAATTTGGCCGCGGATTCTGA
- a CDS encoding OmpH family outer membrane protein, protein MNVKLRTIGLALAVVCAIAQGPVQAKEQKIGYVDSDRILEASEDFRAAKQKLQEEERQYITQAQALEKIVTDMMEDLKSQSLLLSDEARRDREGRLRGKQEELDAFRKETWGEGGKLYTRNLELSKPVLDRINTAIEKVSQAENYDFVFDAVNANIVYAQPEYDLTDKVLDELKKE, encoded by the coding sequence ATGAACGTTAAGCTCCGAACGATCGGCCTGGCGCTGGCGGTGGTATGCGCGATCGCGCAGGGTCCGGTGCAGGCGAAGGAACAGAAGATCGGCTATGTGGACTCGGATCGGATCCTCGAGGCCAGCGAAGATTTTCGCGCGGCCAAGCAGAAGTTGCAGGAGGAAGAGCGGCAGTATATCACGCAGGCGCAGGCGCTGGAGAAGATTGTCACGGACATGATGGAAGATCTGAAGAGTCAGAGCCTGTTGTTGTCCGACGAAGCGCGTCGCGACCGGGAAGGCCGGTTGCGGGGGAAGCAAGAAGAGCTGGATGCCTTCCGCAAGGAAACGTGGGGCGAGGGCGGGAAGCTCTACACGCGCAATCTTGAGCTGTCGAAGCCGGTGCTGGACCGGATCAACACGGCGATCGAAAAAGTCAGCCAGGCGGAGAACTACGACTTCGTGTTCGATGCCGTCAATGCGAATATCGTGTACGCTCAGCCCGAGTACGACCTGACCGACAAAGTGCTCGACGAGCTGAAGAAAGAGTAG
- the lpxD gene encoding UDP-3-O-(3-hydroxymyristoyl)glucosamine N-acyltransferase yields MTPSYTTAQIAALVGGTVRGSEATVISGLAKIEDAGPHDLTFLNNTKYLRYLEATEAGAVLIAPGMADCACTRIEVADPYHAFQRLLELFYPQRQWVAAGVHPSAVIDPTARLEADVRVGALCYVGPGTVVGRGTVLYPHVVIAADVNLGVDCRIHSRVTIREGVQLGDRVVVQDGAVIGSDGFGFAPGDSGYQKIPQLGRVVIGDDVEIGANTTIDRATLGETTIGSGTKLDNLIQVAHNVRIGSHTVIAAQTGVSGSTRIGDNCRIGGQVGLVGHLRIGDGVGIAAQSGVASDVADGEIVAGSPSRPHALWKRIEAAVTRMPELIRRVRRLESTLTDEQTNDRTKS; encoded by the coding sequence GTGACTCCGTCCTATACAACGGCGCAGATCGCCGCGCTGGTCGGCGGGACGGTGCGCGGGTCGGAAGCGACGGTGATCTCCGGGCTGGCGAAGATCGAGGACGCCGGTCCGCATGATCTGACGTTTCTCAACAACACGAAGTACCTGCGCTACCTGGAGGCGACGGAAGCCGGCGCCGTGCTGATTGCGCCGGGGATGGCGGACTGCGCCTGCACGCGCATCGAGGTCGCCGATCCCTATCACGCGTTTCAGCGGTTGCTGGAGCTGTTCTATCCCCAGCGGCAATGGGTGGCTGCGGGTGTTCATCCGAGCGCGGTGATTGACCCCACGGCGCGGCTGGAGGCGGATGTGCGCGTGGGCGCGCTCTGCTACGTCGGTCCGGGCACGGTGGTGGGCCGGGGCACCGTGCTCTATCCGCATGTGGTGATCGCCGCCGACGTGAACCTCGGGGTGGATTGCCGGATTCACTCGCGGGTGACCATTCGCGAAGGGGTTCAACTGGGCGACCGCGTGGTCGTGCAGGACGGCGCAGTGATTGGCAGTGACGGCTTTGGCTTCGCGCCCGGCGACAGCGGCTATCAGAAGATTCCGCAGTTGGGCCGCGTGGTGATCGGCGACGATGTCGAGATCGGCGCGAACACGACGATTGACCGCGCGACGCTGGGCGAGACCACGATTGGGAGCGGAACGAAGCTGGACAATTTGATTCAGGTTGCTCACAATGTTCGCATCGGCTCGCACACGGTGATCGCCGCGCAGACCGGTGTGTCCGGTTCGACGCGCATCGGCGACAATTGCCGAATCGGGGGGCAGGTTGGGCTGGTCGGCCACTTGCGCATCGGCGACGGCGTGGGCATTGCAGCGCAGTCCGGGGTTGCTTCGGATGTGGCCGATGGCGAGATCGTCGCCGGCAGTCCGTCGCGACCTCACGCATTATGGAAGCGGATTGAAGCCGCGGTCACGCGGATGCCCGAGTTGATCAGGCGCGTGCGCCGGCTGGAATCTACCTTGACCGACGAACAAACCAACGACCGTACTAAATCGTGA